Proteins found in one Toxotes jaculatrix isolate fToxJac2 chromosome 18, fToxJac2.pri, whole genome shotgun sequence genomic segment:
- the junbb gene encoding junB proto-oncogene, AP-1 transcription factor subunit b, which translates to MSTKMEQPFYHDDSFLSAYGHSDAAMHDYKLLKQNMNLNLTEPYRNLKSQLRAETDPYQGGQQDVGSLKLASPELERLIIQNSNGVITTPTPGQYFYNRGITDEQEGFAEGFVKALDELHKMNQMPPPNVSIGAGGVTTCSAAASSVFGSALQPEPPIYTTLNAYCPNTSLSSASSYPTATISYLPPHQQSHPQTSTQGTHPFQHSLPGSGFHPPRLVALKEEPQTVPDLLSSDGSPPMSPIDLETQERIKAERKRLRNRLAATKCRRRKLERIARLEEKVKVLKNDNAGLSNTASVLRDQVAQLKQKVLTHVSSGCQLMLTSKMEAF; encoded by the coding sequence ATGTCTACAAAGATGGAACAGCCTTTTTATCATGACGACTCTTTTCTGTCGGCTTACGGCCACTCAGATGCAGCAATGCACGACTACAAACTGCTAAAGCAGAATATGAATTTGAACTTGACAGAGCCCTATCGCAACCTGAAATCCCAGCTGAGAGCCGAGACAGACCCGTACCAAGGGGGGCAGCAAGACGTGGGGTCCCTGAAGCTCGCATCCCCAGAGCTAGAGAGGCTCATCATCCAAAACAGTAACGGTGTAATCACCACTCCCACCCCCGGCCAGTACTTCTACAACCGGGGCATCACCGATGAGCAGGAGGGGTTCGCCGAGGGGTTTGTGAAAGCCCTGGATGAGCTGCACAAGATGAACCAGATGCCCCCTCCTAATGTGTCCATCGGAGCCGGTGGAGTTACGACGTGTTCAGCGGCGGCCTCTAGTGTCTTCGGCTCCGCCTTGCAGCCGGAGCCTCCTATCTACACAACACTGAACGCCTACTGCCCGAACACAAGCCTCTCTTCCGCATCCAGCTACCCCACAGCCACCATCAGCTACTTGCCGCCACACCAGCAGAGCCACCCGCAGACCTCGACGCAGGGCACGCACCCCTTTCAGCACTCTCTTCCCGGTTCCGGGTTCCATCCGCCGCGGCTCGTCGCTCTGAAAGAGGAACCTCAGACCGTGCCTGACCTCCTGAGCAGCGACGGCTCGCCTCCAATGTCTCCGATCGACTTGGAGACCCAGGAGAGGATCAAGGCGGAGCGCAAGAGGCTGAGAAACCGGCTAGCGGCCACCAAATGCCGGAGGCGCAAGCTGGAGCGCATCGCCCGGCTGGAGGAGAAGGTGAAAGTTTTGAAGAACGACAACGCGGGGCTCTCCAACACAGCGTCGGTGCTCCGGGATCAGGTCGCCCAGCTCAAACAGAAGGTCCTGACACATGTGAGCAGCGGCTGTCAGTTGATGCTTACAAGCAAGATGGAGGCATTTTAA